A genomic region of Papaver somniferum cultivar HN1 chromosome 7, ASM357369v1, whole genome shotgun sequence contains the following coding sequences:
- the LOC113300338 gene encoding uncharacterized protein LOC113300338 — MLSFDTYWGFLRHLKLRKNRSQHHCNSKSGYFSNPKLLPIHRFCTPTKYTPMCHGWQPLMGNGGSGRGFGGPVRGGHIARVCFWGIKPVDGKHFRNQCYSLLMSVKACSRGIKPLMGNGGSERGFGGPVRGGHIAGVCFWGIKPVDGKHFRNQCYSLLMSVKACSSYCNEEHIIVSF, encoded by the exons ATGTTAAGCTTTGATACATATTGGGGGTTTCTCCGACATTTGAAAT TACGCAAAAACAGATCCCAACATCACTGCAACAGCAAATCAGGATATTTCAGCAATCCGAAGCTGCTTCCCATCCACCGGTTTTGTACCCCAACTAAATACACCCCTATGTGTCATGGATGGCAGCCGTTGATGGGAAATGGTGGGTCTGGGAGAGGTTTCGGGGGACCAGTACGGGGTGGGCACATAGCCAGGGTATGTTTTTGGGGTATAAAACCGGTGGATGGGAAGCATTTTAGGAATCAATGTTACAGTCTTCTGATGTCAGTGAAGGCTTGCAGCCGGGGTATAAAACCGTTGATGGGAAATGGTGGGTCTGAGAGAGGTTTCGGGGGACCAGTACGAGGTGGGCACATAGCCGGGGTATGTTTTTGGGGTATAAAACCGGTGGATGGGAAGCATTTTCGGAATCAATGTTACAGTCTTCTGATGTCAGTGAAGGCTTGCAGCTCTTACTGTAATGAAGAACACATAATCGTGAGTTTCTGA
- the LOC113296905 gene encoding uncharacterized protein LOC113296905, protein MNVSVVCKRMKSNTITLYRSYQKKGKWNYIDLRGEIIVTTISKIRVFSLFIENSDHKPPSDFGIGKQNSLCLTVPNSEGGGAPAPETIPPCLFEQDEEWNSGSTQD, encoded by the exons ATGAATGTCAGCGTTGTGTGCAAGAGAATGAAATCAAACACCATTACTTTATACAGATCTTACCAGAAGAAAGGAAAGTGGAACTACATAGActtgagaggagaaatcattgtGACAACAATTTCAAAGATCCGTGTTTTCTCTCTTTTCATTGAAAACTCCGATCATAAACCCCCATCTGATTTTGGAATCGGCAAGCAGAACTCGTTATGCCTCACTGTG CCCAACAGTGAAGGAGGAGGAGCCCCGGCCCCGGAGACTATACCGCCGTGTCTTTTTGAACAGG ATGAGGAATGGAACTCAGGCTCCACTCAGGATTGA